The Maridesulfovibrio sp. genomic sequence CTGACGGACCTTGCAGTTGGTAGGCCCAGTTGTTGATAGTGTTGTGGGGTGTGGTTTTTTTTATTTCCGGCATGGGCGGTTGTGCTGTTGTGGAAGATGAAGGATTGACCGTTGATGATACGCAAGCACTGGTCAGGAATATTAACGTTATGAATATTGTTAAATTTGTTTTCATTTGTGTTTCTTCCCTGGGTGAAATTAGTATGAAAGATGTTATGTGATTTATGATACAAAAAAGAAAGTGTTTTTTAAAGGTTATAAATAAATAATACTTTGCATAGGTGCGAAATCTGATTATAGTAAATAGAAATAATGGGATTTTTTTAGAAAAGAAAATCTTTTTTTCTGCTGTGCGTGAGTTTGTTTTTTATTTCGGATAGTTAATTGAGATAAGAGATAATTTTTTTGCTTAAATATAAGGAGGAGAATGTGAAAAAGAGGCTTGGAGTTTTATTGATTTTTGTTTTCATTCTCGCCGGTTGTTCCGGTACCTACATGAAAGATTACGTACAGCCTAACGGCGTCGCCAGTGAGGCCCGGCATGCTGCTGTTCTCCCGCTGGTCAACCTGACCAATACTCCCAACGCGGGACGCATGGTCGGTGATCTTTTGACCACCGAACTTTATGCTTCTACAAAGTTCGACCTCATGGAATCAACTGAAATGCTTAAGCGCATCAAAGGTGATGAAGATGATCTTGAATTCGTCATGGAAGATGCGGTGGCCCAGAAGCTCGGCAACAAGCTTGGCGTGGACACCGTTATTTATGGTTCTGTGACCGAGTACCAGTATAAGCGCGGGGTCAACCAGAGTCCATCCGTAGGCATCAACCTGCGTATGATTGATGTTTCTTCCGGTAAAGTTCTCTGGGCTTCATCTTCTTCCAAGAGCGGGGGGTGCTTTTTCGGATGTACGGAATCCCTGAACAGCGTTGCACAGGAAACTCTTGCGGATATGGTGACAGCCATGTCTTCCGTTTCTGCGCAGCAGTAGCACTGCTTGTGGCAGCCTTTTCCCTGTTCGGCAGTTTATTTGCCTTTGGCGGAAGCAATGCCGTAAACTCTTGGGCCTGCTATTACGGCAGCGAAGACCGGACAGACAAATTGTCCGGTTTTGACCTGCTGATTGTTGCCCCGAATGGTCAGGACACGGTGCCTTTGCGTGCAAAAGGGAGGAAGGTGCTGGTCTATGTCAGCCTTGGGGAAGTGGCCGCAAAGAGTCCTTATTACGAGGAAGCCAAAAGTCTGGGCCTGCTTGTGCGCCATAACGACAACTGGGATTCATGGGTGGTGGACGTGCGCCGCCCCCAGTGGCAGGAACTTCTTTTCACCCGCATAATACCCGATGCACTTGCGGCGGGATATGACGGGCTTTTTTTTGATACGCTGGATTCGCCCATTGATATGCAGCGTCGTGATCCGGACACCTATAAGGGGACTGAGAGGGCTTGCGTCGATTTAGTTCGCTCGATCAGGAAAAGGTTCCCAAAACTGCTCCTCTGTCAGAACCGGGGATTTGAGATAATCAGCCGCACGGCTCCGTATCTCAATTATTTGCTGATTGAGGGATTGAGTAGTTCCATGGATATTGCCACCTCCACCCGTTCTGATGTGCCGCAGGCCGATCGTGATTTTCTAATCGCCAAGGCTAAGGCCGCGCTTAAGGCCAACCCGAAACTGGTGGTCCTGACTCTTGATTATGTTCCTGCCGGCGATAAGCTGGAGACTGACAAGGCTTACAAATTTTCGCGCAAGCTGGGGTTTGTCCCTTATGTCAGCACTCCCGCATTAAACGAGGTATTTATTCATGCGGTTGCTGAATAGGATTATTGTTGCTTTTTTATTGGTCTTTCTGGTTTTGACCTGTGCTCAGGCCGGGCAGGTCAAACGCAAGGTGCTGGTTCTCTACAACGGCGCCGAGCAACGTACTGCAGTAGATAACAGTTTTATCGAAGGTTTCGCGGCGCCGTTGAATTATCTCGGTTTCATGTATGAAATGCGGGATGTTTCTTTGCGTCCACTTCCTTCGGATGAAGCTATGAAGGAATACCGGGCGGTTTTTACCACTTTTTCAGAAGACCTGATGAATAATCCGGATGAATATCTAACATGGTTGATCAGGCAGCAGAAGCACGGAAAACAGCTGATTGTCGCCGGGACTCCCGGAGCGTTCAGCGACTATGACAAGATTTCCGCTGATCCTGTGTTGATAAGAAAATTGTTTTCCAATCTCGGTTTCTCATATCAGGGGAATGCCACAAATGATGATTACCTGTTGAAATATGAGCATGTTGATCCGGTATACATGAATTTTGAACGTAAGTTGCCATTGTTTCCTGACAAATACATGCAACTCGTGCCTGTCGGAAAGGATGTCCGCTCATGGGTGAGCATCGGGCTGAAAGGAAAGCCTGAAACTATAGCTGCGGCTGTCGGTGTGGGACCGCACGGCGGGTTTGCCCTTGACGGTTACATGCGCTGGCAGGACCCGGTTAATTACCAGAAGCAGTGGTATTTGAATCCGTTTGAATTTTTGCGGGTCTGTCTTGATTTGAAGGGGATGCCCGCACTTACACCGACTACTTTGAACGGCAAGCGAGTTGCCTTTGCCCATATAGATGGGGACGGCTTTGCCGGTTATACTGAGATCGATAAGGAGAAGGTCTGCGGTGAAATTATCATGGAGCGTATTCTGGGGCGTTATGATTTTCCCACTTCAGCTTCTGTTATTGCAGGGGAGATTAATCCTGCAGTAAAGGGCAGTCCTGATAATGTTGAAATGGCCCGGACCCTTTTTGAGATGAAAAATGTGGAGACCGCATCCCATTCTTATACCCATCCGTTTGCATGGAATGCCAAGCTCCGCAATTCCGAAGAATATAAGGATGAATTTGTTGTCGGGCAGTATGAGCTTTCCGGGTATAAGTTTGATGCCCATTACGAGATTGTAGATTCCTGCGATTATATTTCTGAGAATCTGGCCCCGGCGGATAAGCCCTGCCGGGTGCTTTTCTGGTCTGGTATGTGTGAACCAACCGAAGCTCAGGTTGCCATTGCGGATAAGGCAGGCATCCTGAATTTAAACGGTGGGGATACTGTCTTTGACTCTCTCCGTAATTCTTATTTCGGTGTATCCCCCCTTTACCGTGCGCTTGGTACTCGCAATCAGATTTATACCGGGCAGGCCAATGAGAATATTCTGACCAACCTCTGGTCGGGACCTTATTTCGGTTTCCGAAATATTGTGGAAACCATGAAGCGTACCGGTTCTCCGCGCCGGATCATGCCCATCGATATTTATTACCATTTCTACAGCGGTGAGAAATTTTCCTCCCTCAAGGCTCTTGAGGATGTTTATGAATGGGCTCTCAGTCAGGATACGGCAAGGGTCTTCGCTTCAGCCTACATCAAAATGGTCAACGGTTGCCTGGCTGCGAAAGTGGATAAGATTTCCTCGGACCGTTTTGTTTTTCAGGATTATGCGGATTGCCTTTCCATTCGTCTGGGCGGCATGGAAAAGGTGCCTGATTTGGCAAAATGCAGGAATGTACTTGGTTATGACATTCAGCCTGAAGGTATTTTTGTGCATCTCAGGCCCGGAACAAAAAGGGCGGAACTGGCTTTGACTGTAGATAAAACAGTTAACGGTAACTTGCCGTATCTCAAGAATGCTTCCGGATGGGTGCGTAATTTTGAACGTACAGCCAAGGGTGTGCGTTTTGATTTTGATTGTTTCAGCAAAGGGCGTTTTGAGCTGGGCGGCCTTTTGCCGGATAGAAAATACAGGGTTGTCCGCAAGGAAGGTTTGCCGTTGGAAATCAGTAGCAGCAATGATGGAGTGCTTGGTGTAAATGGTGTTGTTTCCGGAACTGTGGAGATTGATTTGATTTGAATATAAAGCTCTGGCGGGTACTGCTTTTTGTACTCATCATAATCGGGACGACCGTACTTATATATCCCTTTCCAAGGGATATGGTGCCGTTGTACCTGAAAAGTGATGAAGTCTCCAAGGCTGCGGACCTGCTGGATGAACTACTTCAAGAAGATCCTTTTGATTTGCGGCTGCTGTCCCTCGGCGCCGATGTTTATCTGAAACGCGGGATGCCGGAAAAGGCCATTGCCTGTATTGAGGAAATTCTCAAGCAGAAGCCCGCGCGTATTCCCGAACTCAGGAAGCTGGTACAGGTCTACGAATGGAACGTAATGCCCCGTGAAGCCCTCCACACATGGGAAAAACTTTCACGAATTGAGCCGGGGGAAATTGAACCGCTGGAGCGGATGGTCATGTATTACCGCTTCTTTAATATGTTTCCGCAGGAAGTGGATGCCATCATCAAGCTGAATAAGTTGCAGGCCAAGACGCCTTTCAAAGGTGATTTTCTGCTGGTCCTCAATGAGGAAATAGAACGTCTTGGAGCTGAGCATGCCCGGAAATCTGATGATTCGTACCTCAATTTTTTGATCCAGCGTATTTTTATTGTCGGTGAGCAGTTCAAAGGGGAACTCGAGTTTAAAGAAAAGGTCGATTTTTTGCAGTATGTCACCTATGTGCTTGAATATTTTGTTGCAACTGACCGCTTGGATGAGGGGTATAAATACGCAGCCCGTATGGACAAGCAGGCCGGACTTGAGGTGGAGAGCAGGGTGCAGTTGGTTAAGGTTCTCGGATGGTCTGGTTCTTATGATCAAGCTCTCGATATCGCTGAGAAACTGCTCAAGATCAGCCCTGAAAATGTGGACTTGCTGACTGAAACAGCGTGGATGGCTCGTAGTGCCGACAGACTTGATGTGGCTCAGGATGTGCTCGAACGGCTGGTGAAGATAGAGCCTGATAACGAAGCGCATCAGCAGGCATTAGGTGCTGTTTACATGGAGTCCGGGAATCACCGCAAGGCCGTTTCCCTGTTTCGCCGCTTGGCTGAGCGACTGGGCAAATGGCTTGTTTATGCCCACGATATGCTCCGGGCGGCTCTGTTCAGTCAGGATAAAAAGCTCATGGCTGAAGTTATTAAAGACACTGGAGATATTGATATTTCAGAGCCTGATTACCTGCGCACTCGCGGGGAATTGCTGCTGACACTTGAGCGTCCGCGTGAGGCTTACGATACCTTGCGGAAAGTAGTGGATTCCCCCGAAGCCACTCTGGATGATTACCGGCGGTTGGTTGATGCAGCCGCAACTACTGCAGATAACCAGCTCGTCGCGGACACTGTGGAACTGGCGCTCAAGGTTTACCCCGGCGATATCAATCTCATGCGTACCGCCGGTTCAGCATGGCTTGATGTAAAGCAGCCGTACAAGGCTTATCACGTTTACCGTGAACTGCTTAAGCGTGAACAGGAACAGCAGGATATCATCAATATGCTGCTGGCTGCTTCCGAGACTCAGGACTTGAAGCTTGCAAGGCAGGCTGCTCAATATGCTGAAAAGATTGCTCCGAAGGATGTGAAGGTAATCGCGCAGGCCGGGGAGATTATGCTCTGGTTGAATTCCCCCAAAGACAGCTATCCCTACTACAAAAAGGCCGCCATCATGACCGGGGGTAATCGTGAATACGTGATGACTCTTATTCAGATTGCATCATATACCGGAGATAAAGCAATTTTTCGTGATGCTGCAGAAACAGCCATCAAGCTGCGCCCTGATGACGAGCAGGTTGCTTTGCTGGCCTCGGCTGTCTGGGCTGCTGCCGGTGATAACGAAAAGGCAAAGCTGCTTATAGCGCGTTTTGCCGGACAGGGTACGAAGAGTCTGGATACGCTGCATAAATGGGCTGATTTTGCGGATAAGGCCGGGCTGAGTGAAGAGGCTTACCGAATTTACGATGAGCTATACTCCCGTGGATATAAGCGTAAAGAAATCCGTGAGCCTTTGGCAAGGCTGGCAGGTTGGACTGAACGTCCTGCTGTGGCAGCAAAGCTTTATGCTGAAATTTCAGATGAAAATCCGGGTGATTTTATGCTTGCCGGACAGGCAGCCAAGGCTTTGTCTGATGCAGGGGAATATATTAAGTCAGTGGACTATTACGAGCGGGCGTTGAGGATCAGACCCAGCGATTATGAATTGAAACTGGAACTGGCCAAAACGTACGGTTTTGCCGGAAAAATTGCTGACCAGATCAGGGTTTTCAAGGAATTGCAGGCTGCCGGGAAGCTCCCCGAATCTGAGCGGATCGAGTTGGCTCGGGCTTACCTTGAGGAGCGTGAACCCGAACCGGCACTGCGTATTCTGGAGCCGTATGCCAGCTTGAATAAACTGCCCCGTTTTGAAGGCTTCTTGCTGGCTTCGGCCTTGCAGATGGCCGGGCGCGGAAGTGAGGCTTCTGATGTTTATAAAAGGTTGAAAATAGAGTACAATAACGATGAAGTATTTATGGCCCGACTTGGTGCGGAGGCCTTGTTTAATAACTTTCAATCTGATGCTTATGAGCTTTTTGAAGCAGCACTCAAAATCAACCCGGAAAACCATACAGCCCTTAAGGGGTTGGCGATTGTTTATGGAGAGCGTGAGCAGTATAAAAGAGCTGTGTCCAAGTATCGAAAATATTTACGGCTTGTTCCCAAAGATGCCGAAGCACGGTATCAGCTGAGTGAAATGTACCAGCTAATGGGCCGTGAAAGTGAAGCCATTCGTGAGCTGAAGCAGGCTGAGCGCATTCTCCGCCGTGAAGGACGAAAGAATGATACAAACAGGATCAACAGGTAAAAATTGAAGAAAACAGTAGTGTTGTTAGTTTTATTTATGACGGTTTTATTGCCGGTCATGCATGTTACTCCGCTTCTGGCGGAGGAAGCTACTGTTACGCCTGTTGAAGAAAAGGATAATGTTATCTGGACCGTCAGGGCCGGTTCATTTTTAAATACCGATACCGCCTGGGATACTTTGTACTATCTTAGGAATGAAGGCTTCAAGCCGGTCATGGTCTATCTTTATGACGGTCAAGGCAGGGGCTGGAGGGTAGTACAGATGGGTGATTATCCTACCCGTAGTCAGGCCCGCGCAGCCGGACGGATTTTCAAGAAGAAAACCGGGCTTGATTATTTGGTCCGCTCCATGTCTGTTGAACTGCTTGAAGAACGTACTCTGGAATCGCGTAAAAGCCCTGTGCCGCAGATGGTTACGGTTTTAAAGCCCGGAGAGCAGCCAACAAAATCAGGCAGCCTTCCATTATCCGGTCGGGAGCTGACAGGGGCGCCTGAATCTCTTTTCTATGAGCTTGGGCAGCGTGATGTGCTTTTGAATACTGAACAGAGGCTGCAGAATGTGCTTCTTGCCCGGATTATGCTCCGCCGGGGATACGTGCAGGAAGGACTCAGGCTTTATGCCAAGCTGTTACGTAGTTATCCGGGGGATAATGATCTACGTGAAGAATATGTCGGCGCACTTATCGATAACAACGAGATTGAAAAAGCACAGTCCATGCTGCGTCGCTGGCTTTACCTTGATCCGGAGTCGCCAAACGCCTTGAGGCAGGAAGCACGCCTGCGCATTCTGGCCGGGGATTATTCCGTACAGATCGATACCCTTGATTATCTGCTGCGTCTGCGGCCCGGTGATATTGATTCCATATCCGCCAAAGCCTACAGCAACCAGCAGGGCGGGGATTGGCTGGGAGCCATCAATAGTTTTTCCGCGCTTATTGATGCCGAGCCGGACAATTACGAAGCGCGGCAGGCCCTTTCGAGTCTGCTGATGGAACGCAGGCCCAGATTGGTTCTCACGCCCAGCATCAACCTGCAGTCTGATGAATCTGTGACTACAACGCTGGGCAGCCGTTTTTCCATGCAGCTCACCGATCAGACCAGAGGGGAATTTTACTACGGCAACACCCGCATTTACCGTCCGCAGCAGGACGGTGTTGAGAAGATCAACAAGGATGTGAATCAGGCTGCGTTTCTGTTTAAACGCGAGTTTACCCGGACTTTTACCGGCATAGCCGGTGTGGGGGCTTTTGAAGGGACTTCTTCTGGAGTATCCGGTGCTCTGGGATTCGACTGGCGGATTCACGACCCCGGGACTTTTTCAGCCATGATCGACTATAATAATCCATGGCTTGATGAGCCTTCCGCCGCTAATTATGAAGGGCATTACAACCAGCTTTCCCTGACTTATGACGGTTTTTATGATGATGAGTGGGGGCTGTTTCTTAACGGTCAGCTGCGCCAGTACAAACTAGAGTCTGATAGGAACTACGGAGCCAAGGGGATTTATAACATTATCCTGACCCGCAGGATTCTTGCCGACCCGGATCTGTTTATCTCCTATTCGTTCTATCGTTCTTTTTTCAAGTATGATGATGAAAACTACAAACCTTTCGAAGTGGTGGAGAATGAGAGCATTCATACTCTGAGTGCCAGTTTCAGCAAGTCACTTTGTGATACGATTATTTTTCAGGCTGCAGGCGGTATCAGGCTTGATGAGTTCAAGGAAGGTCCCAGCTACTTCGGCGGGCCCTCATTGGCCTTTAGGCTGGGCCGGTTTGAGTTGAACCTGAATTATGAATACAGCAGTGATTCCGGGCTTGCCGGAGGCGGTGAAAGCCAGTTCCTCAGCGGTGGGGTCGGTTTTGTTTTTTAATGTGAATGACAATATGCAGGCCGGAGAAAATGTTTAAATTTAATAAGACTGCTAAAAAATATAAGCTTTCCCAATATTATGAAGTCCTGCTCGGCCTGATTACCATTACTGCGGTCAACCTGATTTTTTTTCGCACTGATCCGGGATTCATTTCCGTTTCCCCCCATCCTTACTGGATAGTGGTATTGCTGACTGCCTGTCGCTACGGGTTTGCAGGGGGGCTTTTTTCCGGAATCATGGCCGGGTTGTTTCTTATTGTTTTTAGAAGTTTGTCCATTCCGGAGATCGAACTTGCTGATTTTCGCACATTAGCCATGTGGGGAAAGCCCATTCTTTTCGGTCTGGTGGGAGTTGTTCTCGGTGAAATGCGCCAGATTCACATCCGCGAATATAATGCGCTCAGTGAGGAGAGAGACGCCTTTCATGATGCTTTTGACAAGGTCAAAACCAAGTACGACGTCCTCAGTGAAGCCAAACAGGAACTGGATAGCAAGATTCTCTCGCAGGAAAGTACACTGGGCACCCTTTATGAAGCCGCGCAGGGGTTGCGTACCCTGAGTATTGACAGCATTTATCCGGCTGTACTTGAAATACTTCGTGAGTTTATGGATGTGGATGAATGTTCCGTTTATTTGCTGGACGGCACTGAGTTCCGTCTTGATACGGCCCTGCGTCATGGAAAGAGCTTTGTACCCGAAGTTGTCCCGTATGGTGAAAGTTTGATGAGCGTTGCGGCAGAGCAGAAAAAAGCTGTTTCAATCAGGGATATCGCCAGTACAGAGAGCATCTCCAGTGGTATAATTGTCTCCGCGCCGATCATGGCAGACAACCATAAGCACGTGGTCGGTGTGCTCAATGTTGAAAAAATGCCCTTTCTTAAATTTACCAGTGATTCTGTGCGGGTGGCCGGGCTGGTCGCAGACTGGTGCGGCAGCAGTGTTGAGAATGCGACTGTTTTTGCCGAAACGAAAGATAAGCTGATTGCCGATGAAATTACGGAAGCCTACACTTATGATTATTTCCAGCGCAGGTTGCGGGAGGAGTTTATCCGGGCGCGTCGGTACAAGCTTGATCTTGCATTGCTCATGCTGGAATTCCCCGAGCTGTCCAATGTTTCAGATGTGGGACGTGACGAAGTGCTTATGGCTTTCAGTCTGATACTCAGAACCCATGTCCGTGAAATTGATATTTTGTTCATGAGTGAAGATCCGGGGGTGTTTTTCATGATACTTCCGACCACCCCTGCAAGCGGAGCGCGGATCGTCGTCAATAATCTGCTTACTTCTTTCAGGCAGCTTAACAAAATGGCTTATGAAACCGACCAGAACCTTGTAAATATAAGAATCGGGGTTGCCGGTTTTTCCCTTGGTATGGAAGATCCTTCGGAGATGGTAGAGGCAGTGAAAGGGGACATGATTGATGTCTTTTTATCGGAGTAAGGTTATAAGAAGAGCGCAGCTTAGGCTGCTGGGAGCTTTTGTTGCTTCATACCTGTTTGCAGGGGGGGCGGTCTGGCTGTACCTGCACAGGGATGCTGTCTCCTGGTATATTTACGCCGCTGTTGCAGCCCATATTTTTTCAGGTCTTTCCTTCATTCTTTTTACTGCAGCCAAACCGCGGGCCCTTCCCGGAACCGGGTTTTATTATCCCCGTATTGCAGCCCTGTTTACTCTTTTCATGCCTTTGATCGGGCTGTTCGGGGTTACTATGACCCTGCTGGCAGCCCGTGTTTTTATGAAAAGTCATGGGCTGGCTGAGGAGTATAAGGAAAAGGCTTATGAAGGGGGCGGTATAGATATTGATTTACCCTCGGATATTAGCGAATTTTTATACGAAGAGGTCGATGTCCATCCTATTGCGGATATTCTGACAGGTACAGATATGGAGATGAAAAGGGGAGCTGTTAACCTGCTGCGGCGTATCGGTTCTGCCGAGGCTGTCAAGCTTTTGCGCAAGAGTCTCTCCGACGAAAGTGCCGAGGTTCGTTTTTATGCCCATACCGCTTTGACAAGACTTGAAGAAGATTATGCTCAAGCCTTGGACAAGGCCCGGTTCCGCGCTGAAAAATATGACAGTGCCCAGGCCCATGCCGAGCTGGCTTCTACTTACAGAAATTATGCCCGTAGCGGTTTGCCGGAAGTTAATATGCAGGAGCGTTCCATGGTCCTTGCCTGTGATCATTGGCGTTTGGCAGTTCAAAAAGATCAGGAAAACAAGGATTACCTGATGCGACTTGCCGAGTCGTATGTCGATAGTAAAAATTTCAGCGATGCATTGTCTATTTACAGGAAATCAATGAATGACTCAGAGCTTGAACTGGAATCCCGGCTGGGTTCCTGCAGGGTTTTTTTTGAGGTGGGCAATTTTATCGCTTTGTTTCAGGAAGTGGAGCAAATGCGGGCAAGGCCCGAGCTTGATTCGACAGATCCCTTTAAGGGGGGGATTTACAAGTTTTGGATGGATGAACCTACTGTAGGTGATAAGTCGTTAATGGAAAATTTTGCAAAGGTGGGGCATGAAATCTGAAAAAGAATACGATGTATGCCTGCTTCTGGAGGGAACCTATCCGTTTGTGTCCGGGGGTGTTTCCTCTTGGATTCATAACCTGATCAAAGGTATGCCGGAGCTTACTTTTACGGCTGTCTGCATTCTTGCTTCATCTAAAGAGAAAGCTGAATACCGTTACGATGTTCCGGATAATTTTGTTGATCCAACAATAATATATCTGCACGATCAGGTGGAAATATCCCAGAATCCGTTCAAGAAGATTTCCAGATCAAATATGGAAAGGCTCAGGCAATTTCATTATCGCATGGATAGAAAAGATCTCAGCATGATGAAAGATATGGTTGAACTCTTCCGCCATGATAAATTTCCCCTTTCGGAGCTGTTCCATGGCAAAAGGGCTTGGGATCTGCTTGTGGATCGTTACAATCCGGAAACCAATGACGAGTCCTTTATTGATTACTTCTGGACTTACCGGTTCACCCATCTGCCGATTTTTAAAATGCTGCCTCTGGGGCTGCCTAAAGCCAAAGTCTATCACACTATTTCAACAGGATACGCAGGTCTACTGGGGGTTGTGGCAAGAATGATGACCGGACGTCCGTTGCTGCTGACCGAGCATGGTATTTACGTCAAGGAACGTAAAATTGAAATTTCGCAGGCAGAATGGGTTTACCGCAAGGAAGACGAACGGATGCGTGTTGAGAGCAAACTCGGTGCGTTTCAGACTTTCTGGATCAGGATGTTTGAGCAGCTGGCCCGCATGTGCTATGACTATTCGTCTGCTATCTTTACTCTTTATGAAGGAAACAGGCAGCTTGAAATTCAGGAAGGGGCCGATCCGGATAAGATCAGGATTATTCCCAACGGCATCAGTCTTGATAACTTTCTTGGGCTGAAACCCAAGGATCATGACTATATGGGGCAGACCGAGTTCGCGGTGGGCTTCGTGGGGCGTGTGGTTCCCATCAAGGATGTGAAGACTTTTCTGAGGGCTATTAAAATAGTGTCCATCAAGATCGAAAAGCTGAAAGTCTACATCATGGGACCAACCGAGGAAGATGAGGAATACTATGAGGAGTGCGTGAACCTTGTCCGGCTGCTGCATCTTGAGAATGTGGTGGAATTTACCGGCAAGGTCCGGGTTACCGATTATCTGCCGAATCTTGATGTTATAGTTCTGACCAGTATCAGTGAGGCTCAGCCGTTGGTTATAATGGAGGCTAATTGTGCCGGAATTCCGGCTGTAGCTTCTGATGTGGGGTCCTGCCGGGAACTGCTTGAAGGAAGAACTATCCCAGATCAGGAGCTTGGGCCTTCCGGTATTGTGACAAAAGTTGCGGACCCCGTAAGCACCGGGGAGGCCATCATCACGATTCTGACCAGTCCTATCCTGCGCAAGAAGATGTCTAGGGCCGGTATTGAGCGGGTAAAGACTTTTTATAAAGAGTCAGACCTCAATGAGAAGTATTTGAAGATTTACAAATATTACATGGCGATGGATGATCTGGAGTAAAATATGGCTGGAATCGGTTTTGAACTGAGAAAAATGCTGCGCGGGGACAGCTTTCTTGCTGATGTCTCGGCCTATCTGTATGCGGCAATGGTTTCTTCCGGTCCGTGGCTGATGAGTGTTATTTGCCTTGCTGTACTGGGGCTGTATTCTTATTCCGGTTTTTCCCCGAAAGATCAGGATATCTTCCGCACTACCATCGTCTATGTTTACGCCTTCACCCTTATATATGTGGGCTATATTCAGCTGGTGGTGACCCGTTATCTGGCCGACCGCTTTTATCTTGGTGATGAGAAGATAACCCTGACCGCTTTTTCCACCAGTGCAATCATAGTTCTTGCAGCCGGAGCGGTTATCGGTACAGGGGGCATCTGGCTTTTTGAACTTACTTTCAGCTACAAGATTATCTCGGTGACGCTTTTCCTCATTGTAGCAATG encodes the following:
- a CDS encoding GAF domain-containing protein codes for the protein MFKFNKTAKKYKLSQYYEVLLGLITITAVNLIFFRTDPGFISVSPHPYWIVVLLTACRYGFAGGLFSGIMAGLFLIVFRSLSIPEIELADFRTLAMWGKPILFGLVGVVLGEMRQIHIREYNALSEERDAFHDAFDKVKTKYDVLSEAKQELDSKILSQESTLGTLYEAAQGLRTLSIDSIYPAVLEILREFMDVDECSVYLLDGTEFRLDTALRHGKSFVPEVVPYGESLMSVAAEQKKAVSIRDIASTESISSGIIVSAPIMADNHKHVVGVLNVEKMPFLKFTSDSVRVAGLVADWCGSSVENATVFAETKDKLIADEITEAYTYDYFQRRLREEFIRARRYKLDLALLMLEFPELSNVSDVGRDEVLMAFSLILRTHVREIDILFMSEDPGVFFMILPTTPASGARIVVNNLLTSFRQLNKMAYETDQNLVNIRIGVAGFSLGMEDPSEMVEAVKGDMIDVFLSE
- a CDS encoding HEAT repeat domain-containing protein, whose translation is MSFYRSKVIRRAQLRLLGAFVASYLFAGGAVWLYLHRDAVSWYIYAAVAAHIFSGLSFILFTAAKPRALPGTGFYYPRIAALFTLFMPLIGLFGVTMTLLAARVFMKSHGLAEEYKEKAYEGGGIDIDLPSDISEFLYEEVDVHPIADILTGTDMEMKRGAVNLLRRIGSAEAVKLLRKSLSDESAEVRFYAHTALTRLEEDYAQALDKARFRAEKYDSAQAHAELASTYRNYARSGLPEVNMQERSMVLACDHWRLAVQKDQENKDYLMRLAESYVDSKNFSDALSIYRKSMNDSELELESRLGSCRVFFEVGNFIALFQEVEQMRARPELDSTDPFKGGIYKFWMDEPTVGDKSLMENFAKVGHEI
- the pelF gene encoding GT4 family glycosyltransferase PelF, which codes for MKSEKEYDVCLLLEGTYPFVSGGVSSWIHNLIKGMPELTFTAVCILASSKEKAEYRYDVPDNFVDPTIIYLHDQVEISQNPFKKISRSNMERLRQFHYRMDRKDLSMMKDMVELFRHDKFPLSELFHGKRAWDLLVDRYNPETNDESFIDYFWTYRFTHLPIFKMLPLGLPKAKVYHTISTGYAGLLGVVARMMTGRPLLLTEHGIYVKERKIEISQAEWVYRKEDERMRVESKLGAFQTFWIRMFEQLARMCYDYSSAIFTLYEGNRQLEIQEGADPDKIRIIPNGISLDNFLGLKPKDHDYMGQTEFAVGFVGRVVPIKDVKTFLRAIKIVSIKIEKLKVYIMGPTEEDEEYYEECVNLVRLLHLENVVEFTGKVRVTDYLPNLDVIVLTSISEAQPLVIMEANCAGIPAVASDVGSCRELLEGRTIPDQELGPSGIVTKVADPVSTGEAIITILTSPILRKKMSRAGIERVKTFYKESDLNEKYLKIYKYYMAMDDLE